From a region of the Bacteroidales bacterium genome:
- a CDS encoding HAMP domain-containing histidine kinase: MNIYSKKQILKLGLFIIAILIGVGIIYYSGNLASKIAEQERGRIEIWAKSMIELSEINLDILISPTLYKIMEDNKTIPVILTDDSLNIISHRNLNERIVGDSVLLHKELDRMKKQHDPIIIELASEHKNYVFYKDSALLTNLIYYPFIQIFVVTFFIIISYWAFSSSRKAEENQLWAGMSKETAHQLATPISSLVAWIELLKLKENDPKLIEEVQKDVKRLETITERFSGIGSTPVLVKNNLYKILTYAVSYLQSRTSKKIEYILNFNKSGELFIPLNESLFEWVIENMCKNAIDAMQGKGKIIISVTEKKDRIFIDIQDTGKGIPKSNYKTIFKPGYTTKKRGWGLGLSLVKRIIETYHSGKIFVKTSDINKGTTFRIHLKR, translated from the coding sequence ATGAATATTTATTCTAAAAAACAGATATTAAAACTGGGCCTGTTTATAATTGCGATATTAATAGGTGTCGGAATAATTTATTATTCAGGGAACTTGGCTTCAAAAATTGCTGAACAGGAAAGAGGAAGAATTGAAATTTGGGCAAAATCTATGATAGAATTGTCAGAAATAAATTTAGATATTCTAATCAGCCCGACTTTGTATAAAATAATGGAAGATAATAAAACTATTCCGGTAATATTAACAGATGATTCTTTAAATATAATTAGCCATCGAAATTTAAATGAGCGGATAGTAGGAGATTCTGTCCTTTTACACAAAGAATTAGACAGAATGAAAAAGCAACATGATCCGATAATTATTGAACTTGCTTCTGAACATAAAAATTATGTATTTTATAAAGACTCGGCATTATTAACAAATCTTATTTACTATCCGTTTATACAAATCTTTGTAGTAACGTTTTTTATAATTATTTCATATTGGGCTTTTTCAAGTTCTCGAAAAGCTGAAGAGAACCAATTATGGGCAGGTATGTCAAAGGAAACGGCACATCAATTAGCCACGCCCATTTCTTCTCTCGTTGCATGGATTGAATTACTTAAATTAAAAGAAAACGATCCTAAATTAATCGAAGAAGTTCAAAAAGATGTTAAACGTCTTGAAACTATTACCGAAAGGTTTTCAGGTATCGGTTCTACACCTGTTTTGGTAAAAAATAATTTGTATAAGATATTAACATATGCTGTTTCATATCTCCAAAGCAGAACATCAAAAAAAATTGAATACATTTTGAATTTTAACAAATCAGGGGAACTGTTTATACCTCTTAATGAATCCCTCTTTGAATGGGTAATTGAAAATATGTGCAAAAATGCTATAGACGCTATGCAAGGAAAGGGAAAGATCATTATTTCAGTAACTGAAAAAAAAGATCGAATTTTTATTGACATACAAGATACCGGTAAAGGTATTCCGAAATCTAATTACAAAACAATTTTCAAACCCGGATATACAACAAAAAAACGAGGCTGGGGCTTGGGACTGTCTCTTGTAAAACGGATTATTGAAACCTATCATTCAGGTAAAATATTTGTAAAAACATCTGACATTAATAAAGGTACTACTTTCAGAATTCATTTAAAAAGATGA
- a CDS encoding secondary thiamine-phosphate synthase enzyme YjbQ → MQSIIKVQTRKRCELIDITGKVKSILSSSGINQGILNVYVQGATAGIMIQENWDDSVQDDVISLLEKLIPRGVWKHDAQDGNGDSHLKSGLVGPSENIPVIDGQLGLSTWQNIFLCEFDGPRRERSIVITILFSEHPH, encoded by the coding sequence ATGCAAAGTATAATAAAAGTTCAAACACGAAAAAGATGCGAATTAATTGATATTACAGGAAAAGTAAAATCAATTTTGTCAAGTTCAGGAATAAATCAAGGTATTTTAAATGTGTATGTTCAAGGAGCAACTGCCGGAATAATGATTCAAGAAAATTGGGATGATTCTGTTCAAGATGATGTTATCAGCCTTTTAGAAAAGTTAATACCGAGAGGAGTTTGGAAGCACGATGCACAGGACGGAAACGGAGATTCTCATTTAAAGTCGGGTCTTGTAGGACCAAGTGAAAACATACCTGTAATTGACGGTCAACTTGGCTTATCAACTTGGCAAAACATTTTTCTTTGCGAATTTGACGGACCGAGGAGGGAGAGAAGTATAGTTATAACAATTCTTTTTTCTGAACATCCGCATTAA
- a CDS encoding addiction module protein has product MEAQDIQEKKLSLINWISQLQDISLIEKLTDLQNDEIKIHQWQKDILDERLSDYKNNPEQVLDFDTAMDEI; this is encoded by the coding sequence ATGGAAGCACAAGATATACAAGAAAAAAAATTAAGTTTAATCAATTGGATTTCTCAATTACAAGATATTTCATTAATTGAAAAATTGACAGATTTGCAAAATGATGAAATTAAAATTCATCAATGGCAAAAAGATATATTAGATGAAAGACTGTCAGATTATAAAAATAATCCTGAACAGGTTTTGGATTTTGATACTGCTATGGATGAAATTG
- the rsgA gene encoding ribosome small subunit-dependent GTPase A, which translates to MNKGKVIKSTGSWYYVMQNDNVVLCKIRGKFRTHGLRTTNPVAVGDIVNFEYQKDGIKGIITSIEHRKNVLIRKSTNLSRQSNIIAANIDYAFLIVTLTEPLTYPMFIDRYLIACEANSINAVLIFNKTDLHNQSLTKIHKEYISVYKSAGYKCLSVSVKNNDNIDEITKLISNKLVVISGNSGVGKSSLINLLEPGLKLKTSEISKYHKQGKHTTTFAEMHKIGNGYIIDTPGIKGFGLEGIDKSNLSEYFPEMKAIKNNCKFNNCTHTHEPDCAVKEAVSAKKISLMRYNNYLNILADENDKYRQDDYK; encoded by the coding sequence ATCAATAAAGGCAAAGTAATAAAATCAACAGGAAGCTGGTATTATGTTATGCAAAATGATAATGTTGTTTTGTGTAAAATCAGGGGTAAATTCAGAACACACGGTTTAAGAACAACAAATCCGGTTGCAGTTGGTGACATTGTTAATTTTGAATATCAAAAAGACGGAATTAAAGGCATAATAACTTCAATTGAACACAGAAAAAACGTTTTAATCAGAAAATCAACAAATTTATCCCGGCAATCAAATATTATTGCGGCAAATATTGATTATGCTTTTCTTATTGTTACCCTGACTGAACCCCTTACGTATCCAATGTTTATTGACAGATATTTAATTGCATGCGAAGCAAACAGTATAAATGCAGTATTAATCTTTAATAAAACAGACCTTCATAATCAAAGTTTAACAAAAATACACAAAGAATACATATCTGTATATAAATCTGCAGGATATAAATGTCTCTCTGTTTCCGTAAAAAACAATGATAATATTGATGAAATAACAAAGTTAATCTCTAATAAACTTGTTGTTATATCAGGAAATTCAGGTGTCGGAAAATCAAGTTTGATTAATTTACTTGAACCCGGTTTAAAATTAAAAACATCAGAAATTTCGAAATATCATAAACAAGGCAAACATACAACCACATTTGCCGAAATGCACAAAATCGGCAACGGATACATAATTGATACTCCGGGTATTAAAGGATTCGGATTAGAAGGAATTGACAAATCAAATTTAAGTGAATACTTTCCGGAAATGAAAGCAATAAAAAATAATTGCAAATTTAATAATTGTACACATACTCATGAACCGGACTGTGCCGTAAAAGAAGCTGTATCTGCAAAAAAGATCAGCTTAATGAGATACAATAATTATCTGAATATTCTCGCCGATGAAAATGATAAATACAGACAGGATGATTATAAATGA
- a CDS encoding capsule assembly Wzi family protein produces the protein MVIKNVSKEFKKLGILIFFILIFFETNYAQQQLLPLGNHFRQQTDFELNKANISINTGFKPLLKSELNNFVNIDSVIYDFEKHDKFFTNHKRNWVWRKLLFEDFISVNKDNFSIYVNPLFYMEKGIIGDTSNFFINTRGIEIKGDIGKKISYYSSFRENQTRFRSYIYDWSRERLVVPGQGALKKNNNDLRKFDFSQASAYLSFTPYNWLNIQIGQDKNFIGEGHRSLLLSDNAFNYPFAKLSFNYKSLKYVTMFTEFRDFEGAYYHYHFKKHGAFNYLSYNFKNRFEIGLFEGVIYRTTDTSAYINKFKADYFIPVPGVRTAVNGFGSEHNVITGLNAKVKISNFIQLYGQFVADDPSQRKLACQGGLKIFDVLHSSLDNHLLFFQAEFNKALPRTYSHQNLKYQTWTHYNQEFAHPIGSDFKEIVIKLNYKIFNFFLNYNFIGITLNNKSSFSDICILDEDNYLMMPEPYTVMHHSISFGYTINPRTGLQLYAGIDQRNILKETKSVENYFMFGIRTSLSNFYYDF, from the coding sequence ATGGTAATTAAAAATGTTAGCAAAGAATTTAAGAAATTAGGAATATTAATTTTTTTCATATTAATTTTCTTTGAAACGAATTATGCTCAACAACAATTATTACCTCTCGGCAACCATTTCCGACAACAAACAGATTTTGAGTTAAACAAAGCAAATATTAGCATAAATACAGGATTTAAGCCCTTGTTAAAATCTGAACTGAATAATTTTGTAAATATTGATTCCGTTATTTATGATTTTGAAAAACATGATAAATTCTTTACAAATCATAAGAGAAATTGGGTTTGGAGAAAACTCCTTTTTGAGGATTTTATTTCTGTTAATAAAGATAATTTCAGTATATATGTAAATCCGCTTTTTTATATGGAAAAAGGAATCATCGGTGATACTTCAAACTTTTTTATTAATACACGCGGCATAGAAATAAAAGGTGATATCGGAAAAAAAATCTCTTATTATTCAAGTTTCAGAGAAAATCAAACTCGTTTTCGTTCATATATTTATGATTGGTCACGGGAACGATTAGTTGTTCCGGGTCAAGGTGCTTTAAAGAAAAATAACAATGATTTAAGAAAATTTGATTTCTCACAGGCAAGTGCATACCTCTCTTTTACTCCTTACAATTGGTTAAATATTCAAATTGGCCAAGATAAAAACTTTATAGGTGAAGGACATCGCTCACTGCTTCTGTCTGACAATGCTTTTAATTATCCTTTTGCAAAACTCTCATTTAATTATAAAAGCTTAAAATATGTTACCATGTTCACCGAATTCAGAGATTTTGAAGGTGCTTATTATCACTATCATTTTAAGAAACACGGAGCATTTAATTATTTGTCATATAATTTTAAGAACCGTTTTGAAATAGGTTTATTTGAAGGTGTTATATACAGAACCACAGATACTTCAGCATATATCAATAAATTTAAAGCTGATTATTTTATACCTGTACCGGGTGTCAGAACAGCTGTTAACGGTTTCGGATCTGAGCATAATGTAATTACGGGCCTTAATGCAAAAGTTAAAATAAGCAATTTTATACAATTATACGGACAATTTGTTGCAGATGATCCCTCTCAAAGAAAGCTTGCCTGTCAAGGAGGACTGAAAATCTTTGATGTTTTACATTCTTCCTTAGATAATCACTTATTATTTTTTCAAGCTGAGTTTAACAAAGCATTACCAAGAACTTATTCGCATCAAAATTTAAAATATCAAACTTGGACACATTACAATCAAGAGTTTGCACATCCAATAGGATCAGACTTCAAAGAAATTGTTATTAAGTTGAATTACAAAATTTTTAATTTCTTTTTAAACTATAATTTCATCGGTATTACTTTAAATAATAAATCATCATTTTCAGACATCTGTATTTTGGATGAAGATAATTATTTAATGATGCCTGAACCATATACTGTTATGCATCATTCAATATCTTTCGGATACACAATTAATCCGCGTACAGGTTTACAATTATATGCAGGTATTGACCAAAGAAACATATTAAAAGAAACTAAAAGCGTTGAAAATTACTTTATGTTTGGTATAAGAACAAGTTTAAGTAACTTTTATTATGATTTCTAA